The sequence below is a genomic window from Actinomycetota bacterium.
CCCCTCTGATCTCTTCCGTCTTTGTATTGTCCAACTTATCCATATCTACCTCAACGTTAGCTGTTTTTCCAAATTAATTATCTCATCTCTGGTATCGGCAGCCTTCTCGTATTCCTCTTCCTTGATATAGAGCTTGAGTTTTCGACGGAGCTTATGGAGCTTGATGCCGATCTTGGTCGTCTCCTCAAGGCCTTTGGGTATCTTGCCGCCGTACTCCGCGTCGCCATAGGACTCTTTGATGGTCTCTCTTAAGGCCGGAGCGAAGGCTTTATAGCACTCGCTGCAGCCAAGAAACCCTTCTTTGAAGTAGGAGTTGAGCTTGGTTGAACAATTCTTGCAGGTAACCTCCTTGCCCGCCAGACCGCCCCTTGGGGCCGGTACGATCGCGACCGGTTTGAGACCCTCGAATATCTCGCTCAAGGGCTTGAAGGTCATGTCCTTCCAGAGGTTCTTGAAACAATCTTCACAGAGATTGGTCCTGATAACCTTGTTATTCAATACCCTTACAAAGTAGATGAAGGATGCATTCTTTCTGCATACATCACAAAACATGGGGATCCTCCTTGAAGGTGGAATGGTTCAATCTAAATTCTATCACCTTTGGAACCCATCTTGCCATCTGGCCAGATGGGACGGGTGAAGGGGTCTCTTTAAGACTCTTTACTCTTCGGCCTCATCTGTGGAAATAAGATGACCTCTTGAATGGAGTGGGAGTCGGTAAGGAGCATGACCAGTCTATCGACTCCGATCCCCAGGCCACCGGTCGGCGGCATGCCGTACTCTAGAGCCCTTACGAAATCGTCATCCAAGCGATGGGCTTCGTCATCTTCGTCGCTTAGTTGACTTAAGAATCTTCGCCTCTGCTCCAAGGGATCGGTCAGCTCGCTGAAGGCGTTGGCAATCTCGCGGCCGGCCA
It includes:
- a CDS encoding UvrB/UvrC motif-containing protein, with protein sequence MFCDVCRKNASFIYFVRVLNNKVIRTNLCEDCFKNLWKDMTFKPLSEIFEGLKPVAIVPAPRGGLAGKEVTCKNCSTKLNSYFKEGFLGCSECYKAFAPALRETIKESYGDAEYGGKIPKGLEETTKIGIKLHKLRRKLKLYIKEEEYEKAADTRDEIINLEKQLTLR